In Acidobacteriota bacterium, the following are encoded in one genomic region:
- a CDS encoding type II toxin-antitoxin system RelE/ParE family toxin: protein MSLAWAEPALTDLEAIQEVLGRDSEPFASRVLDRLIDGVERVVTVPRIGRIVAEISDERVRELIFHSFRIIYRVEPSRIVILAVLQGGRTLADRREPRRWEVV from the coding sequence GTGAGCCTGGCCTGGGCCGAGCCCGCTCTCACCGACCTGGAAGCGATCCAGGAGGTCCTGGGCCGGGACTCGGAACCCTTCGCCTCGCGGGTCCTCGATCGTCTGATCGACGGCGTCGAGCGGGTCGTCACGGTGCCGCGCATCGGTCGTATCGTCGCCGAGATCAGCGACGAGCGGGTTCGCGAGCTGATCTTCCACAGCTTTCGGATCATCTACCGCGTCGAGCCGTCGCGCATCGTCATCTTGGCGGTGCTGCAGGGCGGACGGACCCTGGCCGACCGGCGCGAGCCGCGACGCTGGGAAGTCGTCTAG